A window from Sebastes fasciatus isolate fSebFas1 chromosome 22, fSebFas1.pri, whole genome shotgun sequence encodes these proteins:
- the frem1a gene encoding FRAS1-related extracellular matrix protein 1a: MGSRGQTLAWTLLPVLLLGMTCSSHGSLVKVNKGLKVKRGQSAYLQDGDLQFHIPRQKDACKLEVVLNEPITQRVGKVIPQVFDCHYLADEVKYVHNGCPLLKEDTVMLRLYRFTETETHMEVFSLHVDILDPDCSIIKLGPKSLEVPEFYGLSDAVDGNVVSFHYERRSSLECSIHLSSHDTHLPAHGQLVTGDPEKATTRGDEPESFIHLRQQLDNKARAMCKSEDCLKGLKLVKFTKIPCDDFLMMGLRYQHIDPPSPDVDYIAIRLDLKDTRSGSIYQSEQAWIPVQILGAMPNQPPKPSFMSMFILEVDQFILTPLSTATLDTEDEETPKQLLVFNITKPPVDGFITHMSDHTRPISSFTWLDLNDMLIGYQPPNSSHTQRRNYEVEFEVHDFFFEKSPSMTVHVSVRNADTNAPRVSWNMGLSLLEGQSRPIMWEQLQIVDNDNLNAVRIITVDGLQHGRLTVRGGKGFMFTVKDIKAGVVRYHHDDSDSTKDFVIFRITDGHHQTRHKFPIKILPKDDSPPFLITNMLLEVSEGQTALLRGSTLQASDMDSSDDYVLFNITRPPQAGEVMKMPTSGLTGYPVSHFLQKDLSQSMVYYRHLGNEVFYDSFEVVLSDFHDPPNLSEPQVVMVHIEPVPDQPPKEVPGSSRCLLIKETEVVHITRQQLHFVDQESPDSELTYTVTTPPFYSGPRGGPDAGRLFLVDSIPKFTKDSNAPVLRLFTQHAVNFMKVAYMPPVLDIGPYPQYIQFVLSVTNHLGKTVTGICFNITVVPVDNQPPQVITNPLTVDEGGECWLGPEHLLLSDVDSMEEALQVALQREPQHGALQLGGLPLKPGHALTVQDLKSLKVRYNHDSSETVEDYIEFTATDGTNSVSFMLQVKVMPINDEVPVLVAGLKPVLSCAEGQEIVITAEYIYATDADSDNSSLAFLIARQPYHGVVLRNSVVIDRFIQADITAGIITYKHTGLEIGLTPRHDTITFVISDGETENSALCCGGENPSRTRGVTQLRHSLPVYDLQVTVFPVDSQPPSLTTGDIFMVDEGGSAPITASHLKASDVDTVVDNLVVSLISPPQFGYIENVLPSPGFEKSNTGISIASFSYKDIIDGHVNYVQSRHQRMEPTADQFMLCVSDGKHSSAHVPFYIIINPTNDEIPQFVARNITVREGEMKQLDSSVLHAMDLDVPKNGLLFSVVRAPQHGSIITHSSEETDYKRREASPQLSVVDFTMTDLSNGMDLMYMHDDSENTEDSFTIQLTDGRHQLQRQVMVKVLPVNDEEPRVIRNNGLEVEPGEARLISSVTLFAQDSDTPSSEVMYIFESVPTQGLIQLKEGQDWLTLTVGRNCSQETVDMNLLRYVHTGLHAAKTQDFFVFHLLDGKNRSPPQHFHISVKDLEKGSIAMFVKPLNVSRGDRVVLTTDVLLATDGTEKPEELLYIITIPPAHGHIEYIKHPGLAISTFSQMDVAANLVAYVHDNRATTPAETFQFVVSNGKTSRNGSFEITVEMVDRILPSLTSNRGLSVPQGSSMILSPDRLVLSDPDTPPSALTFALLQPPQYGRLLIAGTTLTAGSNFTQRDIQELEVTYNHDGGPSQIDRFAFTASDSTNRGFLLDGQLHTEPVFFTIQIKPLDKSCPEVVKLLPLWKAELLVDGRHGIFVSSRELKAQDSDSREEELMFCIVRPPYFGYLENITTGGFVPQRFSQMELNKRTIAYIINADRESLSDSLEFTVSDPLGNTGPPHILEFSWSTVQLSQPEYSVCEEQGTVSLDIIRKGNLAESSYITVKVKEVTATAGKDFLISPSSLIQFDPGVSKRSWHTDVIQDDLEEAEEVFEVLLVSPEGSVIGSINKAQVTIRDSGRGQQSLTQDREAPVLGGEEIRSDTYPQHGSIQLEKLPLGTESVIWTRGDSIPRPAADVPKKKLKVTGNPKSIAPSSVFHNGTDVVYTYHGIMQMQVEDDTSPSRKGRKANIRVVSRGAQQQGSAAFTKSKSDHQRKISKPQKTAPAKGHAPADDSIPKPCVPELMGLLHFNQTTNQLFHCNGVSWKPWAPTDQLVSAQMCPQGWTFHGGHCYTLSTEHKVTWSTANRACRERYKGTLASVLSKVDMDWLWDFSGRKPFWIGLNDRDGRGRWEWAGGEPVSYTNWRKTPPRSKTKGSKKCVLVWKRAKWQIRDCKKSRGHRFVCSIRT; encoded by the exons ATGGGTTCACGGGGTCAAACACTGGCCTGGACCTTGCTTCCAGTGCTTCTGCTGGGAATGACCTGCTCGTCACACGGTTCCCTTGTGAAAGTCAATAAGGGTTTAAAGGTGAAACGGGGTCAGTCGGCCTACCTCCAGGACGGTGACCTGCAGTTCCATATTCCCCGTCAGAAGGATGCATGCAAGCTGGAGGTGGTGTTAAATGAGCCCATAACTCAACGAGTGGGAAAAGTCATACCTCAG GTATTTGATTGCCACTATCTGGCTGACGAGGTAAAGTACGTCCATAACGGCTGTCCATTGTTAAAGGAGGACACTGTCATGCTTCGGCTTTACAG GTTCACAGAGACGGAGACACACATGGAGGTGTTTTCTCTCCATGTGGACATTTTAGACCCTGATTGCAGCATCATAAAGCTGGGGCCCAAATCCTTGGAGGTTCCTGAATTCTACGGCCTCTCCGATGCCGTGGATGGCAATGTGGTGTCCTTCCACTATGAGCGGAGGTCTAGCCTTGAGTGCAGCATCCATTTGAGTAGCCATGACACCCACCTGCCAGCCCACGGCCAACTGGTCACCGGAGACCCAGAGAAAGCCACAACAAGAGGGGACGAGCCAGAGAGCTTCATCCACCTACGCCAGCAGCTAG ATAATAAAGCCAGAGCAATGTGTAAATCTGAAGACTGCCTGAAGGGTCTGAAGCTGGTGAAGTTCACCAAAATTCCCTGTGATGACTTCCTGATGATGGGGCTGAGGTATCAGCACATAGACCCTCCGTCTCCAGACGTAGACTACATCGCCATCAGACTGGATCTCAAGGACACCAGGAGTGGCAGCATATATCAG TCTGAACAGGCCTGGATTCCAGTGCAGATACTCGGTGCAATGCCCAACCAGCCTCCCAAACCGTCCTTCATGTCCATGTTTATCCTGGAAGTGGACCAGTTCATCCTTACTCCGCTCTCCACTGCGACACTCGACACCGAGGACGAGGAAACTCCCAAACAGCTTTTGGTCTTCAACATCACCAAACCGCCCGTGGACGGCTTCATCACCCATATGTCAGATCATACTCGCCCAATCTCCTCCTTTACCTGGCTCGATCTCAATGACATGCTCATTGGGTATCAACCTCCAAACTCCTCACACACCCAACGCAGGAATTACGAG GTGGAATTTGAGGTTCATGATTTTTTCTTTGAGAAGAGCCCATCAATGACTGTTCACGTGTCTGTAAGGAATGCAGACACGAATGCACCCAGAGTGTCATGGAACATGG GCCTCAGTCTCTTAGAGGGTCAGTCTCGGCCAATAATGTGGGAGCAGCTCCAGATTGTGGACAACGACAACCTGAATGCTGTTCGTATCATCACTGTGGACGGCCTACAGCATGGACGGCTCACTGTCAGAG GAGGAAAGGGCTTCATGTTCACCGTCAAAGACATCAAAGCGGGCGTGGTTCGCTATCACCACGACGACAGCGACTCCACCAAAGACTTCGTCATCTTCCGCATCACCGACGGCCACCATCAGACCCGACACAAGTTCCCCATCAAGATCCTGCCGAAGGACGACAGCCCTCCGTTCCTCATCACCAACATGCTGCTGGAGGTGTCTGAGGGCCAGACGGCTCTACTGAGAGGCTCCACCCTCCAGGCCTCAGACATGGACTCCAGTGACGACTACGTCCTCTTCAACATCACCCGCCCACCACAGGCAGGAGAGGTCATGAAAATGCCAACGTCAGGGCTCACAG GTTATCCTGTCAGCCACTTCCTGCAGAAAGACCTGTCTCAGTCCATGGTTTACTATCGACACCTAGGAAACGAGGTGTTTTATGACTCCTTTGAGGTGGTGCTGTCAGATTTCCATGACCCCCCCAACCTGTCAGAGCCTCAA GTGGTGATGGTGCACATAGAGCCGGTTCCAGACCAGCCACCTAAAGAGGTTCCTGGTTCCAGCCGCTGTCTTCTCATCAAAGAAACAGAAGTGGTCCATATAACACGGCAACAGCTTCACTTTGTAGACCAGGAGTCCCCCGACAGCGAGCTCACATATACGGTCACCACCCCACCCTTCTACTCTGGTCCACGCGG CGGTCCAGATGCTGGGAGGTTGTTCTTAGTCGACAGCATACCCAAATTCACCAAAGACTCCAACGCACCAGTGCTGAGGCTCTTCACACAG CATGCAGTGAACTTCATGAAAGTAGCCTACATGCCTCCCGTCCTGGACATCGGCCCTTACCCCCAGTATATCCAGTTTGTTCTCTCTGTAACCAACCACCTGGGCAAAACAGTCACTGGGATCTGCTTTAACATCACTGTGGTGCCAGTGGACAACCAGCCACCACAG GTTATTACCAACCCTCTGACTGTAGATGAGGGAGGAGAGTGCTGGCTCGGCCCTGAACATTTGCTGCTGTCGGACGTGGACTCCATGGAAGAAGCCCTGCAGGTGGCGCTTCAGAGGGAACCACAGCACGGAGCGCTGCAGCTCGGCGGCCTCCCACTAAAACCAGGACACGCTCTCACCGTGCAAGACCTGAAAAGCCTTAAAGTTCG GTATAATCACGACAGCTCAGAGACCGTAGAGGACTACATCGAATTCACTGCGACAGATGGCACCAATTCAGTCAGTTTTATGCTGCAAGTAAAG GTGATGCCCATCAACGATGAGGTCCCAGTGTTGGTTGCTGGTTTGAAACCAGTTCTCAGCTGTGCAGAGGGACAGGAAATAGTCATCACAGCTGAGTACATCTACGCTACTGATGCAGACAGTGACAACAGCAGCCTGGCCTTCCTGATCGCCCGCCAGCCCTATCATGGTGTGGTTCTCCGAAACTCCGTTGTGATCGATCGCTTCATCCAGGCAGACATCACTGCAGGGATCATCACCTACAAACACACAG GACTGGAGATTGGACTCACTCCTCGCCATGACACCATCACCTTCGTTATTTCTGACGGAGAAACAGAAAACTCTGCTTTATGCTGCGGTGGAGAAAATCCCAGCAGGACCAGAGGCGTGACTCAGCTACGACACAGTCTGCCTGTGTATGACCTCCAGGTCACAGTGTTTCCAGTCGACAGCCAACCTCCTTCTCTAACAACAG gaGACATCTTTATGGTGGACGAAGGTGGGTCTGCCCCGATAACTGCGTCCCATTTGAAGGCTTCTGATGTGGACACGGTTGTGGACAACCTGGTGGTCAGTCTGATTTCTCCGCCTCAGTTTGGCTACATTGAAAATGTCCTGCCCAGTCCTGGCTTTGAGAAAAGCAACACAGGCATAAGCATAG CTTCCTTTTCATACAAAGACATCATTGATGGTCATGTGAACTACGTACAGTCCAGACACCAGAGGATGGAGCCCACAGCCGACCAGTTCATGCTCTGTGTATCAGACGGCAAACACAGCTCTGCCCACGTCCCCTTCTACATTATCATAAACCCCACAAATGATGAGATCCCACAGTTTGTGGCTCGGAACATCACA GTACGAGAAGGAGAAATGAAGCAGCTGGACTCATCAGTTTTACATGCGATGGATCTGGACGTCCCCAAGAACGGCCTGCTCTTCAGCGTGGTCAGAGCCCCGCAGCACGGCAGCATCATCACCCACAGCAGTGAAGAGACAGACTACAAGAGACGAGAGGCCAGTCCTCAACTCTCAGTGGTCGACTTTACAATGACAGATCTGTCAAATG GTATGGATCTGATGTACATGCACGATGACTCCGAGAATACGGAGGACAGTTTTACCATCCAGTTGACTGATGGCAGGCACCAACTCCAAAGACAAGTGATGGTTAAAGTGCTGCCAGTCAATGACGAGGAGCCTCGTGTCATCAG GAACAATGGACTGGAGGTGGAGCCGGGGGAAGCCAGGCTTATTTCCAGTGTTACGCTGTTTGCACAGGACAGTGATACTCCTTCTTCAGAGGTCATGTACATATTTGAGAGTGTTCCTACCCAAGGACTGATTCAGCTGAAG GAAGGTCAGGACTGGCTGACGCTGACAGTGGGGAGAAACTGCTCCCAGGAGACGGTGGACATGAACCTTCTGCGCTACGTGCACACAGGCCTGCACGCTGCTAAAACACAGGACTTCTTTGTCTTCCACTTGTTGGATGGAAAGAATCGATCGCCCCCGCAGCACTTCCACATCTCCGTCAAAGATCTAGAAAAAG GAAGTATTGCCATGTTTGTGAAGCCGCTGAACGTCAGCCGTGGAGATCGCGTGGTTCTCACCACAGATGTGCTGTTAGCCACGGACGGCACAGAAAAGCCAGAGGAGCTTCTGTACATCATCACCATCCCTCCTGCTCACGGACACATAGAGTACATCAAACATCCCGGACTGGCCATCTCCACCTTCAGCCAGATGGACGTAGCAGCCAACCTCGTGGCTTACGTGCACGACAACCGAGCCACCACACCCGCAGAAACCTTTCA GTTTGTGGTGAGTAACGGTAAAACCAGCCGTAATGGAAGCTTTGAGATCACAGTGGAGATGGTGGATCGCATCCTGCCGTCTCTGACCTCCAACAGAGGCCTCTCAGTTCCACAAGGCTCCTCCATGATCCTGAGTCCAGACCGCCTGGTCCTGTCTGACCCCGACACGCCACCCAGCGCCCTGACCTTTGCCCTCCTCCAGCCTCCACAGTACGGCAGGCTGCTTATAGCCGGTACCACACTAACTGCTGGCTCAAACTTCACCCAGAGAGACATACAGGAGCTGGAGGTAACATATAACCACGACGGAGGGCCGTCGCAGATCGACAGATTCGCCTTCACTGCTTCCGACAGCACCAACCGGGGTTTCCTGCTGGACGGGCAGTTACATACGGAGCCTGTGTTCTTCACTATTCAG ATCAAGCCTCTGGATAAGTCGTGTCCTGAGGTTGTGAAGCTGCTTCCTCTCTGGAAAGCAGAGCTTCTAGTCGACGGACGTCACGGGATCTTCGTGTCATCTCGCGAGCTGAAGGCCCAGGACAGCgacagcagagaagaagagctgATGTTCTGCATCGTTCGACCACCTTACTTTGGTTACCTAGAAAACATCACTACAG GTGGTTTTGTTCCACAGCGCTTCTCTCAGATGGAGCTGAACAAGAGGACGATCGCCTACATCATCAACGCAGACAGGGAGTCTCTGTCAGACAGCCTGGAGTTCACAGTGTCGGATCCTTTAGGGAACACTGGGCCGCCTCACAT ACTTGAATTCAGCTGGTCCACCGTGCAGCTGTCTCAGCCAGAGTACTCTGTGTGTGAGGAGCAGGGGACTGTCTCGCTGGACATCATCCGGAAAGGAAACCTGGCAGAGTCTTCATATATCACTGTCAAG GTGAAGGAGGTGACTGCAACAGCTGGAAAAGACTTCCTCATCAGCCCTTCTTCCCTCATTCAGTTTGATCCAG GAGTGTCAAAGAGGAGCTGGCACACTGACGTCATTCAGGATGACCTTGAGGAGGCTGAGGAGGTGTTTGAAGTGCTGCTGGTCTCTCCTGAAGGCTCAGTGATCGGCAGCATCAACAAGGCTCAAGTCACCATCAGGGACTCAGGACGAG GACAGCAAAGTCTGACACAGGATCGGGAGGCTCCTGTTCTTGGAGGAGAAGAGATTCGGTCTGACACGTACCCCCAGCATGGATCCATCCAACTAGAGAAACTGCCCCTCGGCACAGAATCAGTCATCTGGACCCGTGGAGACAGCATCCCCAGGCCTGCAGCAGATGTCCCAAAAAAGAAACTCAAAGTGACGGGCAACCCAAAGTCT ATTGCTCCTTCGTCAGTTTTTCACAACGGTACAGACGTCGTTTACAcg TATCACGGCATCATGCAAATGCAAGTAGAGGACGACACCTCTCCATCGAGGAAGGGCAGAAAGGCTAACATCCGTGTGGTTAGCAGGGGAGCACAGCAGCAGGGGTCAGCTGCGTTTACTAAGTCAAAGTCAGATCATCAGAGAAAGATCTCAAAACCTCAAAAAACAGCTCCGGCTAAAGGACAT GCTCCAGCTGATGACTCCATACCCAAGCCCTGTGTGCCAGAACTGATGGGACTCCTGCATTTCAACCAAACCACCAATCAGCTCTTTCACTGCAACGGTGTCTCCTGGAAACCCTGGGCACCAACTGATCAG CTGGTGAGTGCTCAGATGTGTCCTCAAGGCTGGACCTTCCATGGTGGCCACTGTTACACCCTCAGCACTGAGCACAAGGTCACATGGAGCACAGCTAACAGGGCCTGCAGGGAGAG ATATAAAGGTACACTAGCAAGTGTTCTCTCTAAAGTTGACATGGACTGGCTGTGGGACTTCAGCGGAAGAAAACCATTTTGGATAG GTCTGAATGACAGGGATGGTCGTGGACGCTGGGAGTGGGCAGGCGGTGAGCCGGTCAGCTACACTAACTGGAGAAAGACTCCTCCTCGCTCCAAAACGAAGGGAAGCAAAAAGTGCGTCCTGGTGTGGAAAAGGGCAAAGTGGCAAATCAGGGACTGCAAGAAGAGCAGAGGTCATCGCTTCGTGTGTTCAATAAGAACTTGA
- the tspan5a gene encoding tetraspanin-5a isoform X3: MSGNLYKGNEVSCCIKYFIFGFNILFWLLGMALVGIGLWAWSEKGVLSNISSITDLGGLDPVWLFMVVGAIMFILGFAGCIGALRENTFLLKFFSVFLGIIFFLELTTGVLAFVFKDWIKDQLNLFINNNIRAYRDDIDLQNLIDFTQEYWDCCGAFGADDWNLNIYFNCTDANPSREKCGVPFSCCTKDPAEDVINTQCGYDIRAKPDAEQKDYINVKGCVPQFEKWLQDNLTLVAGIFIGVALLQIFGICLAQNLVSDIEAVRASCFFT; encoded by the exons ATGTCGGGCAATCTCTACAAAGGCAACGAAGTCAGCTGCTGCATCAAATACTTCATCTTCGGATTCAACATCCTGTTCTGG CTGCTGGGCATGGCCTTAGTTGGAATCGGACTGTGGGCATGGAGTGAGAAG gggGTTCTGTCCAACATCTCGTCCATCACAGACCTGGGGGGGCTGGACCCAGTCTGGCTCTTCATGGTGGTCGGGGCGATCATGTTCATTCTGGGCTTTGCAGGATGCATCGGAGCGCTGAGGGAAAACACGTTTCTACTCAAGTTT TTCTCGGTGTTTCTTGGTATCATCTTTTTCTTGGAGCTGACGACAGGAGTCCTGGCGTTCGTCTTTAAGGACTGGATTAAAGACCAGCTCAACCtgttcatcaacaacaacatccGGGCGTACCGGGACGACATCGATCTGCAGAACCTCATCGACTTCACTCAGGAATAC TGGGATTGCTGCGGTGCGTTCGGAGCAGACGACTGGAACCTGAACATCTATTTTAACTGTACCGACGCCAATCCCAGTCGGGAAAAGTGCGGCGTTCCCTTCTCCTGCTGCACCAAGGACCCAGCG GAGGATGTAATAAACACTCAGTGTGGATACGACATCCGGGCTAAACCA GACGCGGAGCAGAAGGACTACATCAACGTGAAAGGCTGCGTGCCGCAGTTTGAGAAGTGGCTACAGGACAACCTAACGCTAGTGGCCGGGATCTTTATCGGAGTTGCTCTACTGCAG ATTTTTGGGATTTGTTTGGCCCAAAACTTAGTGAGCGACATCGAAGCAGTGCGGGCGAGCTG TTTCTTTACCTGA
- the tspan5a gene encoding tetraspanin-5a isoform X1 — protein MSGNLYKGNEVSCCIKYFIFGFNILFWLLGMALVGIGLWAWSEKGVLSNISSITDLGGLDPVWLFMVVGAIMFILGFAGCIGALRENTFLLKFFSVFLGIIFFLELTTGVLAFVFKDWIKDQLNLFINNNIRAYRDDIDLQNLIDFTQEYWDCCGAFGADDWNLNIYFNCTDANPSREKCGVPFSCCTKDPAEDVINTQCGYDIRAKPDAEQKDYINVKGCVPQFEKWLQDNLTLVAGIFIGVALLQIFGICLAQNLVSDIEAVRASWVPPPLSIRRLPPHPIKKAAAYYS, from the exons ATGTCGGGCAATCTCTACAAAGGCAACGAAGTCAGCTGCTGCATCAAATACTTCATCTTCGGATTCAACATCCTGTTCTGG CTGCTGGGCATGGCCTTAGTTGGAATCGGACTGTGGGCATGGAGTGAGAAG gggGTTCTGTCCAACATCTCGTCCATCACAGACCTGGGGGGGCTGGACCCAGTCTGGCTCTTCATGGTGGTCGGGGCGATCATGTTCATTCTGGGCTTTGCAGGATGCATCGGAGCGCTGAGGGAAAACACGTTTCTACTCAAGTTT TTCTCGGTGTTTCTTGGTATCATCTTTTTCTTGGAGCTGACGACAGGAGTCCTGGCGTTCGTCTTTAAGGACTGGATTAAAGACCAGCTCAACCtgttcatcaacaacaacatccGGGCGTACCGGGACGACATCGATCTGCAGAACCTCATCGACTTCACTCAGGAATAC TGGGATTGCTGCGGTGCGTTCGGAGCAGACGACTGGAACCTGAACATCTATTTTAACTGTACCGACGCCAATCCCAGTCGGGAAAAGTGCGGCGTTCCCTTCTCCTGCTGCACCAAGGACCCAGCG GAGGATGTAATAAACACTCAGTGTGGATACGACATCCGGGCTAAACCA GACGCGGAGCAGAAGGACTACATCAACGTGAAAGGCTGCGTGCCGCAGTTTGAGAAGTGGCTACAGGACAACCTAACGCTAGTGGCCGGGATCTTTATCGGAGTTGCTCTACTGCAG ATTTTTGGGATTTGTTTGGCCCAAAACTTAGTGAGCGACATCGAAGCAGTGCGGGCGAGCTG GGtgcccccccctctctccattCGCCGACTCCCACCTCACCCGATCAAGAAAGCAGCGGCTTACTACTCATGa
- the LOC141760509 gene encoding uncharacterized protein LOC141760509: MMRGVCLGFLDVPLVFLLLGSVTGLLQTDHRRDAEDDQDRNKAILEMLHINKVSASHQAKPHPYMRGIYQRLDSLEAQDFGTSDGTLVQSFRSVVGPHQAPAGWIWFNVSSLNPSMLGAELVLFRKTLHPRPISVTVTLHSVTASQGALKESPALEERLLTLDQRSSSGYDVFDVSAVLPVKPLEVLGFQLRYTDESGSLVLHEALTQSLYGLNIGSLSEPLLVLYQSHPLHI; this comes from the exons ATGATGCGAGGAGTCTGCTTGGGATTTTTAGACGTACCGCTGGTCTTCCTCCTGCTGGGCTCCGTCACAGGCCTGCTGCAGACGGATCACCGCAGAGATGCAGAGGATGACCAGGATCGTAACAAGGCCATTTTGGAAATGCTGCATATCAATAAAGTATCTGCGAGCCATCAGGCTAAGCCACATCCCTACATGAGAGGGATCTATCAGCGTCTGGACTCACTGGAGGCTCAAGACTTTGGGACTTCAGATGGAACGCTGGTGCAGAGTTTTCGGAGTGTTGTTG GTCCACATCAGGCCCCTGCAGGATGGATCTGGTTCAATGTCAGCAGCCTGAACCCCTCCATGCTGGGTGCAGAGCTGGTTCTGTTCAGGAAAACCCTGCACCCCCGTCCCATCAGCGTGACCGTCACCCTGCACAGTGTCACAGCTTCACAGGGAGCTCTGAAGGAAAGTCCTGCCCTGGAGGAGAGACTGCTGACCCTGGACCAGCGATCCTCATCTGGATATGATGTGTTTGATGTGTCAGCTGTTCTACCTGTGAAGCCTCTGGAGGTGCTGGGTTTCCAGCTGCGTTACACAGACGAGAGTGGGAGTCTGGTCCTTCATGAAGCCCTGACACAGAGTCTTTACGGTCTGAACATAGGCTCCCTGAGTGAACCCTTACTGGTGCTGTACCAGTCACACCCCCTCCACATCTAA
- the tspan5a gene encoding tetraspanin-5a isoform X2, translating into MSGNLYKGNEVSCCIKYFIFGFNILFWLLGMALVGIGLWAWSEKGVLSNISSITDLGGLDPVWLFMVVGAIMFILGFAGCIGALRENTFLLKFFSVFLGIIFFLELTTGVLAFVFKDWIKDQLNLFINNNIRAYRDDIDLQNLIDFTQEYWDCCGAFGADDWNLNIYFNCTDANPSREKCGVPFSCCTKDPAEDVINTQCGYDIRAKPDAEQKDYINVKGCVPQFEKWLQDNLTLVAGIFIGVALLQIFGICLAQNLVSDIEAVRASCCRSLKAPP; encoded by the exons ATGTCGGGCAATCTCTACAAAGGCAACGAAGTCAGCTGCTGCATCAAATACTTCATCTTCGGATTCAACATCCTGTTCTGG CTGCTGGGCATGGCCTTAGTTGGAATCGGACTGTGGGCATGGAGTGAGAAG gggGTTCTGTCCAACATCTCGTCCATCACAGACCTGGGGGGGCTGGACCCAGTCTGGCTCTTCATGGTGGTCGGGGCGATCATGTTCATTCTGGGCTTTGCAGGATGCATCGGAGCGCTGAGGGAAAACACGTTTCTACTCAAGTTT TTCTCGGTGTTTCTTGGTATCATCTTTTTCTTGGAGCTGACGACAGGAGTCCTGGCGTTCGTCTTTAAGGACTGGATTAAAGACCAGCTCAACCtgttcatcaacaacaacatccGGGCGTACCGGGACGACATCGATCTGCAGAACCTCATCGACTTCACTCAGGAATAC TGGGATTGCTGCGGTGCGTTCGGAGCAGACGACTGGAACCTGAACATCTATTTTAACTGTACCGACGCCAATCCCAGTCGGGAAAAGTGCGGCGTTCCCTTCTCCTGCTGCACCAAGGACCCAGCG GAGGATGTAATAAACACTCAGTGTGGATACGACATCCGGGCTAAACCA GACGCGGAGCAGAAGGACTACATCAACGTGAAAGGCTGCGTGCCGCAGTTTGAGAAGTGGCTACAGGACAACCTAACGCTAGTGGCCGGGATCTTTATCGGAGTTGCTCTACTGCAG ATTTTTGGGATTTGTTTGGCCCAAAACTTAGTGAGCGACATCGAAGCAGTGCGGGCGAGCTG CTGCCGGTCTTTGAAGGCGCCTCCTTGA